One Maribacter dokdonensis DSW-8 genomic region harbors:
- the secA gene encoding preprotein translocase subunit SecA codes for MSFINSILKAFVGDKSQKDVKELQPLVDKIKSFESQLENLSHDELRQKTIEFKRAIQDAIKEKTDQISTLEEEVKNSTDIDKNEDIYTEIDKLKEEAYTISEETLNKILPEAFAVVKETAKRFANNETLKVTASEYDRTLSGSKDYVTLDGTDAIWKNSWDAAGKEVTWDMVHYDVQLIGGIAMHQGKIAEMQTGEGKTLVATLPLYLNALSGNGAHLVTVNDYLAKRDSAWMAPIFQFHGLSVDCIDHHRPNSDGRRAAYNADITYGTNNEFGFDYLRDNMAHTPKDLVQRPHNYAIVDEVDSVLVDDARTPLIISGPVPEGDRHEFNELKPKVDEIVRKQRQHLTGVLAEAKKLIAEGDTKEGGFLLLRVYRGLPKNKALIKFLSEEGVKQLLQKTENYYMQDNNREMPVVDEDLLFVIDEKNNQIELTDKGVNYISGEQDKDFFVMPDIGAEIAKIENQNLEIEKEAELKEELFKDFTVKSERIHTMSQLLKAYTLFEKDTEYVVMDNKVMIVDEQTGRIMDGRRYSDGLHQAIEAKENVKIEALTQTFATVTLQNYFRMYSKLSGMTGTAVTEAGEFWEIYKLDVMEIPTNRPIARQDKNDLIYKTKREKYNAIIEEVTKISKAGRPVLIGTTSVEISELLSKLLSVRKVPHNVLNAKLHKKEADVVAEAGNAGVVTIATNMAGRGTDIKLSDAVKKAGGLAIIGTERHDSRRVDRQLRGRSGRQGDPGSSQFYVSLEDNLMRLFGSDRVAKMMDKMGLEDGEVIQHSMMTKSIERAQKKVEENNFGVRKRLLEYDDVMNAQREVVYKRRRHALQGERLKLDIANMVYDTCEVIVESNKAANDYKNLEFELIKYFSMTAPVDEAEFGKLSAQEITGKIYKAAYDHYNDKMERNAAAAFPVIKKVHEDNANNFERIVVPFTDGIKSLNVVTNLQDAYDSNGKQLITDFEKNISLAIIDDSWKTHLRKMDELKQSVQLAVHEQKDPLLIYKFEAFELFKSMIEKVNKEVVSFLFKGELPSENANAIQEERNIRKKENLQTTKEEIPNSDELAARSRAVSQNQGQRPAITETITREQPKIGRNERVTIKNVMSGESKTVKFKQAEPLLQNGSWVLTQD; via the coding sequence ATGAGTTTCATTAATTCCATCCTAAAGGCTTTTGTAGGTGATAAATCACAGAAAGACGTAAAAGAATTACAGCCTTTAGTAGATAAGATAAAATCATTTGAATCGCAGCTTGAAAATCTTAGTCATGATGAGCTAAGGCAAAAAACCATAGAGTTCAAAAGGGCCATTCAAGATGCCATCAAAGAAAAGACAGATCAAATCAGCACTTTAGAGGAAGAGGTTAAAAACTCTACCGATATCGATAAAAATGAAGATATCTATACTGAAATAGATAAGTTAAAAGAAGAAGCTTACACTATTTCAGAAGAAACACTCAATAAAATATTACCAGAAGCCTTTGCCGTGGTTAAAGAGACCGCAAAGCGTTTTGCCAATAACGAAACCTTAAAGGTAACCGCTTCTGAATATGACAGAACCCTGTCAGGCTCCAAAGATTATGTTACTCTTGACGGCACAGATGCTATTTGGAAAAATTCATGGGATGCCGCCGGAAAAGAGGTAACCTGGGACATGGTTCATTATGATGTTCAATTAATTGGCGGTATTGCCATGCACCAAGGAAAAATTGCAGAAATGCAAACAGGTGAAGGTAAAACCTTGGTTGCAACACTACCTTTATATTTAAATGCATTAAGCGGTAACGGTGCCCACTTGGTTACCGTAAACGATTATTTGGCAAAAAGGGATAGTGCTTGGATGGCGCCCATATTTCAGTTTCACGGGTTATCGGTAGACTGTATTGATCACCACAGACCAAATTCAGATGGTAGACGTGCAGCTTATAATGCAGATATTACCTATGGAACAAATAATGAATTTGGATTTGATTACCTAAGGGATAACATGGCGCATACACCAAAAGATTTGGTACAGCGCCCACATAATTATGCCATTGTAGATGAGGTAGATTCAGTTTTGGTAGATGATGCACGTACACCACTTATTATATCTGGTCCAGTACCAGAAGGTGACCGTCATGAATTCAATGAGCTGAAACCAAAGGTAGATGAGATCGTAAGAAAACAACGTCAGCATTTAACCGGTGTTTTGGCAGAAGCTAAAAAGTTGATTGCCGAAGGTGATACCAAAGAAGGGGGCTTCCTTTTATTAAGGGTTTACCGTGGACTTCCAAAAAACAAGGCTTTAATAAAATTCTTAAGTGAAGAAGGAGTAAAACAATTACTTCAAAAAACCGAGAATTACTACATGCAAGATAACAATAGGGAAATGCCTGTTGTTGATGAAGACCTACTTTTTGTTATAGATGAAAAGAACAACCAGATAGAATTGACCGATAAAGGGGTTAATTATATTTCTGGCGAGCAGGATAAAGATTTCTTCGTAATGCCGGACATAGGTGCAGAAATAGCGAAGATTGAAAATCAAAATCTTGAAATTGAAAAAGAAGCCGAACTAAAAGAAGAGCTTTTTAAAGATTTCACCGTAAAGAGCGAGCGTATACATACCATGAGCCAATTATTAAAGGCATATACCCTATTTGAAAAAGATACGGAATACGTAGTAATGGACAACAAGGTTATGATCGTAGATGAACAGACTGGTCGTATTATGGACGGTCGTAGATATTCGGACGGATTACACCAAGCAATTGAAGCCAAGGAAAATGTAAAGATTGAAGCGCTAACACAAACCTTTGCTACCGTTACGTTACAGAACTATTTTAGAATGTACAGCAAATTATCTGGTATGACAGGTACCGCTGTAACAGAAGCTGGCGAATTCTGGGAAATCTATAAGTTGGATGTTATGGAAATACCAACAAACAGACCAATTGCCAGACAAGATAAAAATGATCTTATTTATAAGACCAAAAGAGAAAAGTATAACGCTATTATAGAAGAAGTAACCAAAATAAGTAAAGCAGGTAGACCTGTCTTGATCGGTACAACTTCTGTAGAGATATCAGAATTATTATCTAAGTTATTGAGTGTACGTAAAGTACCGCACAACGTTTTGAACGCTAAACTTCATAAAAAAGAAGCTGATGTTGTCGCCGAAGCAGGTAATGCCGGTGTGGTAACCATAGCAACGAATATGGCTGGTCGTGGTACCGATATTAAATTGTCAGATGCGGTTAAGAAAGCCGGTGGTCTAGCAATTATTGGTACGGAAAGACATGATTCTCGTCGTGTAGATAGACAGTTACGTGGTAGATCTGGTCGTCAAGGAGATCCTGGAAGTTCTCAATTCTATGTTTCTTTAGAAGACAACTTAATGCGTTTGTTCGGTTCGGACAGGGTTGCTAAAATGATGGATAAAATGGGCTTGGAAGATGGCGAAGTAATTCAGCATAGTATGATGACCAAGTCTATTGAAAGAGCTCAGAAAAAAGTTGAGGAAAATAACTTTGGTGTACGTAAACGTCTTTTGGAATATGATGATGTAATGAACGCCCAACGTGAAGTTGTTTATAAGAGACGCCGTCACGCCCTACAAGGAGAGCGATTAAAATTGGATATCGCCAATATGGTGTATGATACCTGTGAGGTGATCGTAGAGAGCAACAAGGCTGCCAACGACTATAAAAATTTAGAGTTTGAGCTGATCAAATATTTCTCTATGACAGCTCCTGTAGATGAAGCTGAATTTGGAAAATTATCTGCTCAGGAGATAACCGGAAAAATTTATAAAGCAGCATACGACCATTATAATGATAAGATGGAGCGTAATGCCGCTGCGGCTTTCCCTGTGATCAAAAAAGTTCATGAAGATAATGCCAATAATTTTGAGCGAATTGTAGTTCCATTTACAGACGGTATCAAAAGCTTAAATGTTGTCACCAATCTTCAAGATGCTTATGATAGTAACGGTAAGCAGTTGATCACAGATTTTGAAAAGAACATTTCCTTGGCTATTATAGATGATTCATGGAAAACGCACCTTCGTAAGATGGATGAGTTGAAACAATCTGTACAATTAGCCGTTCATGAGCAAAAAGATCCTTTATTGATTTATAAATTTGAAGCTTTTGAGCTTTTTAAATCTATGATCGAAAAAGTGAACAAAGAAGTGGTTTCTTTCCTTTTCAAAGGTGAATTACCTTCTGAAAATGCAAATGCTATTCAAGAAGAAAGAAACATTAGAAAAAAAGAAAACCTACAGACTACAAAAGAAGAAATACCGAATAGCGATGAGTTAGCGGCACGTAGTAGAGCTGTTAGTCAAAATCAAGGTCAACGCCCAGCAATTACCGAGACCATTACAAGAGAACAGCCAAAAATTGGCCGTAATGAGCGTGTTACCATTAAAAATGTAATGAGCGGGGAAAGTAAAACGGTAAAATTTAAACAGGCAGAGCCACTTTTGCAAAATGGATCATGGGTTTTAACCCAAGATTAA
- a CDS encoding sensor histidine kinase, whose protein sequence is MPGFTIDKERLQDKTKLFLRVNYTTSIISFLFGVLCYFFLNITQIIPFVFIGFSILNSINLLYFRSHKVILPTFNFSSIIGLIAAVVITLYSGGIFSPFIFMIPLIAFGGFIYSTRYGRIYLNIIIILILLVFTQTIPELSITQNMVPEASRPIFSLVSILFSVFILGNTLGKTLLKTYNTMYSSKKALYLQVHEKENLLKEVHHRVKNNLQTVSSLLSLQSRNIETGPMKGLLKGTQNRVIAMAMVHEMLYMRNDISHIEYKSYVQELGEYLIRSIKGNDNHVDLKIDIPDIKLGIDTAIPLGLLINEALTNALKYGIEGDKEGIISIKLQQDTNEKSCYILEIGDNGIGFPETINYKTTKSLGLKLIHNLTRQLKGTITRDMSKKGTNYIIKFQEIKQQLSPVA, encoded by the coding sequence ATGCCCGGATTTACCATTGACAAAGAACGTCTACAGGATAAAACCAAACTATTTTTAAGGGTAAATTATACCACAAGCATTATCTCCTTTCTATTTGGGGTATTATGCTATTTCTTTTTAAATATTACCCAAATCATCCCTTTTGTATTTATTGGCTTTTCAATATTGAATAGTATCAATCTACTATATTTTAGGTCTCATAAGGTTATTCTACCTACATTCAATTTTTCATCTATAATCGGGTTAATTGCGGCAGTCGTCATTACCTTATATAGCGGCGGAATTTTTAGTCCGTTTATATTCATGATACCTTTAATAGCTTTTGGAGGTTTTATATATAGTACAAGATATGGTAGAATCTATCTTAATATCATTATTATACTCATTCTTCTGGTTTTTACACAGACCATACCAGAACTGAGCATTACCCAGAATATGGTACCTGAAGCATCTAGACCTATATTTAGCTTGGTATCCATCTTATTTTCTGTTTTTATTTTAGGCAACACCTTGGGCAAAACTTTGCTAAAGACCTACAATACCATGTACAGTTCTAAAAAAGCATTGTATTTACAGGTGCATGAAAAGGAAAATCTATTAAAAGAGGTACACCATAGGGTAAAGAATAATTTACAAACCGTTTCCAGTCTTTTAAGCTTGCAATCAAGAAACATAGAAACCGGACCTATGAAAGGGCTTTTAAAAGGAACACAGAATAGGGTCATAGCCATGGCCATGGTTCATGAAATGTTGTATATGCGTAATGACATTAGCCATATTGAGTATAAATCTTATGTTCAGGAATTGGGTGAATACCTTATAAGATCTATTAAAGGCAATGACAACCATGTAGATTTAAAAATAGATATTCCAGACATTAAATTAGGAATTGATACCGCCATACCACTAGGATTATTGATCAACGAAGCTTTGACCAATGCATTAAAGTATGGTATTGAAGGGGACAAAGAAGGTATTATCAGTATAAAACTCCAACAAGATACTAACGAGAAGAGTTGTTACATTCTAGAAATTGGTGACAACGGTATTGGTTTCCCGGAAACCATTAATTATAAGACTACAAAATCTTTAGGATTAAAATTAATCCATAATCTTACCCGACAATTAAAGGGTACTATTACTAGGGATATGTCTAAGAAAGGAACCAACTACATTATTAAATTTCAAGAAATAAAGCAGCAATTATCACCTGTTGCTTAA
- a CDS encoding cob(I)yrinic acid a,c-diamide adenosyltransferase, with translation MKVYTKTGDDGTTGLFGGTRVPKHHIRIDSYGTVDELNSWLGLIRDQQIDEVHQQQLIIIQEHLFTVGAILATDPEKELLKNGEERLKITKVGHTEINYLEQAIDEMDGQLPQMTHFILPGGHTTVSYCHIARTVCRRAERIATLLFQTEPFDINVLSFLNRLSDYLFVLARKLSYNLQANEIKWIPNKKD, from the coding sequence ATGAAAGTATATACTAAAACAGGTGATGACGGTACTACGGGTCTTTTTGGTGGTACTCGTGTACCAAAGCACCACATTAGAATTGACAGTTATGGTACGGTAGATGAACTAAACTCATGGCTTGGACTCATTAGAGATCAACAAATAGATGAAGTTCACCAGCAGCAACTAATAATCATACAAGAACATTTATTCACCGTAGGTGCCATTTTAGCCACTGATCCAGAAAAAGAATTGCTTAAAAACGGAGAAGAAAGATTAAAAATCACCAAAGTTGGGCACACTGAAATCAATTATTTAGAACAAGCTATTGATGAAATGGATGGGCAACTTCCACAAATGACACATTTTATTCTTCCTGGCGGCCATACAACAGTGTCATACTGTCATATAGCAAGAACCGTTTGTAGAAGAGCTGAAAGAATAGCTACATTATTATTTCAAACAGAACCATTTGATATCAATGTGCTGTCATTTTTAAATAGACTTTCTGATTATCTATTTGTATTGGCACGAAAATTGTCGTATAATCTACAGGCGAATGAAATAAAATGGATCCCAAATAAAAAGGACTAA
- a CDS encoding amidohydrolase family protein has translation MHAQSLEGDGPHDQLIIRGVMLINGNGAPPQGPIDIVVENNRITNVKVVGYPGVAIDDAKRPKLKAGGKELDCTDMYLMPGFIDMHTHIGGDAQGADPDYVFKLWMAHGVTTVREVAGRGIDIALDLKRKSENNEIIAPRIISYTAFGQTSKAFNPLNDVPISTPAQAREWVRANAKKGADGIKFFGAEPEIMAAALDENKKLGLGSACHHAQMSVARWNVLHSARAGLTSMEHWYGLPEALFDDRTVQDFPLDYNYQNEQDRFENAGKLWAQAAKPYSEHWNHVMNELLELDFTMDPTFNIYEASRDLQRARRAEWHEEYTLPSLWEFYQPSKVSHGSYWHDWGTEQEVAWKNNYKLWMTFINEYKNRGGRVTTGSDSGFIFQLYGFAYIRELELLREAGFHPLEIIKSATLNGAEALGMDDKIGSVAIGKLADFVIVEENPLQNFKVLYGTGAVKLTEDNEVVRVGGVKYTVKDGIVYDSKALLADVKRQVDEAKAKSNYTIKQPGTKN, from the coding sequence ATGCATGCACAATCTCTTGAGGGAGACGGACCGCACGATCAATTGATCATTAGAGGCGTAATGCTCATTAACGGTAACGGGGCACCACCACAAGGACCTATTGATATTGTTGTAGAGAACAACAGGATTACAAATGTAAAGGTCGTGGGATACCCTGGTGTGGCAATTGATGACGCCAAAAGACCAAAATTAAAAGCAGGTGGTAAAGAATTGGATTGTACCGACATGTATCTAATGCCTGGCTTTATTGACATGCATACCCATATTGGTGGCGATGCACAAGGTGCAGACCCTGACTATGTTTTTAAACTTTGGATGGCACATGGCGTCACTACCGTTCGTGAGGTTGCAGGTAGAGGAATAGATATTGCTTTAGATTTAAAACGTAAAAGTGAAAATAATGAAATTATTGCACCTCGTATTATTTCCTATACCGCATTTGGACAGACCAGTAAAGCATTCAATCCTTTAAACGATGTGCCAATATCAACTCCGGCACAGGCACGTGAATGGGTACGTGCAAATGCAAAAAAAGGTGCAGATGGCATTAAGTTTTTTGGTGCAGAACCAGAAATTATGGCCGCGGCATTAGATGAAAATAAAAAACTAGGATTAGGTTCTGCCTGCCATCATGCACAAATGAGCGTAGCCCGTTGGAACGTTTTACATTCTGCAAGAGCAGGATTAACCTCAATGGAGCATTGGTATGGACTACCTGAGGCACTTTTTGATGATCGTACGGTACAAGATTTTCCGTTAGATTATAATTACCAAAATGAACAAGATCGCTTTGAAAATGCCGGTAAACTATGGGCACAAGCGGCAAAACCGTATTCAGAACATTGGAACCATGTAATGAACGAACTCTTGGAGCTTGATTTTACCATGGATCCTACTTTCAATATTTATGAAGCTAGCAGAGATTTGCAACGCGCAAGAAGAGCTGAATGGCACGAAGAATATACACTACCCTCTTTATGGGAATTTTATCAGCCTAGTAAAGTCTCACATGGTTCATATTGGCATGATTGGGGCACCGAGCAAGAAGTAGCTTGGAAAAATAACTATAAACTTTGGATGACCTTTATCAATGAATACAAGAATAGAGGTGGTAGAGTTACTACCGGTTCAGATTCCGGTTTCATCTTTCAACTTTATGGATTTGCCTATATAAGAGAATTAGAATTATTGCGTGAAGCAGGTTTTCACCCATTGGAAATTATAAAATCTGCTACCTTAAATGGTGCGGAAGCATTGGGTATGGATGACAAAATAGGTTCCGTAGCCATAGGTAAGTTGGCAGATTTTGTCATTGTTGAAGAAAATCCTCTTCAAAATTTTAAAGTTTTATACGGCACAGGAGCTGTAAAACTTACCGAAGATAACGAGGTGGTTCGTGTTGGTGGTGTAAAATATACTGTAAAAGATGGAATTGTGTATGATTCCAAAGCTCTACTCGCAGATGTAAAACGCCAAGTAGATGAGGCTAAAGCTAAAAGTAACTATACTATAAAGCAGCCCGGTACTAAAAATTAA
- a CDS encoding DUF2795 domain-containing protein, with amino-acid sequence MYWTLELASYLSDAPWPASKDELIDYSIRTGAPLEVVENLQSMEEEGGEIYESIEEIWPDYPTEEDYLWNEDEY; translated from the coding sequence ATGTATTGGACATTAGAATTAGCATCTTATTTAAGTGATGCACCTTGGCCGGCAAGTAAAGATGAGTTAATAGATTACTCCATCAGAACTGGAGCCCCATTAGAAGTCGTAGAAAATTTACAATCTATGGAAGAAGAAGGTGGCGAGATATACGAATCTATAGAAGAAATTTGGCCGGACTATCCTACGGAAGAAGACTACCTCTGGAACGAGGACGAATATTAA
- a CDS encoding lipoprotein N-acyltransferase Lnb domain-containing protein has translation MFKKIVLFLFLCIVAFWGQAQDAQLSPLSKISLLTVGTGEDLAAKFGHSAIRLQDPTLGIDEVYGYGTYDFEDPNFYLNFTRGKLSYTISRIPFKYFKYSYQQEKRWVKEQVLDVDLEQRNAIVSFLEHNLLPQNKKYKYDFLFDNCATRIPMVFEKTLGNTFKFDYNHLKEQLTFRELIRLKLNPNSWSNFGIDLALGSVIDRAATPYEHLFLPIYVYEQMKHTTLNGKPIVKKESILLDIPEQEDKSLFIATPLFWLCVLLVIVGYFTYRDYKNLRRNRWLDFTLFTITGLAGVLILFLWFATDHLATKANFNSLWAFAPNLFISFILLRKTVPKWVFTYSVFLTILLGITSILWLFKIQVFSILLIIVLLTLAIRYLYLIYYFKTKQLRKK, from the coding sequence ATGTTCAAAAAAATCGTTTTATTTCTCTTTTTATGTATTGTTGCTTTTTGGGGTCAAGCTCAAGATGCCCAGTTATCGCCTTTATCTAAAATTAGCCTATTAACAGTGGGCACGGGTGAAGATTTAGCCGCTAAATTTGGACATAGTGCCATTCGTTTACAAGATCCTACTTTGGGTATAGATGAAGTATATGGTTACGGCACCTATGATTTTGAGGATCCAAATTTCTATTTAAATTTCACCCGCGGTAAATTATCCTATACCATTTCACGAATACCGTTTAAGTATTTTAAATACAGCTATCAACAAGAAAAACGTTGGGTTAAGGAGCAAGTATTAGATGTTGACCTTGAACAACGAAACGCTATTGTATCCTTCTTGGAACATAACTTGCTACCACAAAACAAAAAATACAAATATGACTTTTTGTTTGACAACTGTGCCACCAGAATACCAATGGTGTTTGAAAAAACTTTGGGCAACACATTTAAATTCGATTACAATCATCTAAAAGAACAACTAACATTTAGGGAGCTGATACGTTTAAAATTGAACCCTAATTCGTGGTCAAATTTTGGTATTGACCTAGCTTTAGGTTCTGTAATTGACAGAGCAGCGACACCTTACGAGCATTTGTTTCTTCCTATATATGTGTATGAGCAAATGAAGCATACTACCTTAAACGGTAAACCTATAGTTAAAAAAGAATCAATACTACTAGACATACCAGAGCAAGAAGATAAATCGCTATTCATTGCAACCCCTTTATTTTGGCTTTGCGTTCTTTTGGTAATCGTAGGTTATTTTACGTACCGTGATTATAAAAACCTACGCCGAAATAGATGGTTAGACTTTACATTATTTACAATTACAGGTTTAGCGGGCGTACTTATACTGTTCCTTTGGTTTGCTACAGACCACTTGGCTACCAAAGCAAATTTTAATTCACTTTGGGCATTTGCTCCTAACCTTTTTATTTCATTTATTCTTTTAAGGAAAACAGTTCCCAAGTGGGTATTTACCTACTCCGTTTTCTTGACAATACTTTTAGGCATTACCAGTATTTTATGGTTATTTAAAATTCAGGTATTCTCTATACTATTAATAATAGTTTTGTTGACATTGGCAATTCGCTATCTATATTTGATCTATTATTTTAAGACCAAGCAATTACGCAAAAAATAA
- a CDS encoding ABC-F family ATP-binding cassette domain-containing protein produces MNLLTVENISKSYGELVLFDNLSFGINKDQKIALIAKNGTGKTSILNILSGADTPDSGQVNYRKSTRVSFLAQEPNMDPNLTIEETIFASDNEVLEVIKNYEKALQNPEDADAYQKAFEAMDRFEAWDFETQYKQILSKLKLDDLSAKVDKLSGGQKKRLALANALINKPDLLVLDEPTNHLDLEMIEWLEEFFAKENMTLFMVTHDRYFLERVCNEIIELENGKLYPYKGNYSYYLEKKEARIEQEAVEHHKTELLFKKELAWMRRQPKARTTKSKSRIDDFAVIKDKASQRRKDHQIQLELNMERMGSKILELHKISKSFPNKPILDKFEYVFQKGERIGIIGKNGTGKSTFLNILSGRDQPDSGKVVVGDTIKFGYYTQKGIKIKEGQKVIDVIREFGDYIPLMKGKQISAQQLLERFLFDRKKQYDFVDKLSGGERKRLYLCTILIQNPNFLILDEPTNDLDIVTLNVLESFLMDFQGCLMVVSHDRYFMDKIVDHLFVFRGDAVIEDFPGNYSDYRAYEDSQIQEKREQKESQPTNKTNWKEADTGTKISYAEQQEFKKLEREIQKLEKSKVALQEKFTDGSLSGDDIKNLSIELNDITDAIDSKTERWFELSALMEG; encoded by the coding sequence ATGAATCTACTTACCGTTGAAAATATTTCAAAATCCTATGGCGAATTGGTGCTTTTTGACAATCTCTCATTTGGGATCAACAAAGACCAAAAAATAGCCCTAATCGCTAAAAACGGTACAGGAAAAACATCTATACTTAATATTCTTTCAGGAGCGGACACTCCAGATAGTGGTCAAGTGAACTATCGTAAATCTACCCGTGTATCTTTTCTTGCTCAGGAACCCAATATGGACCCGAACTTGACCATTGAGGAAACCATTTTTGCTTCTGACAACGAAGTTCTTGAAGTCATTAAAAATTATGAAAAGGCGCTTCAAAACCCAGAAGATGCAGATGCATACCAAAAAGCATTTGAAGCAATGGACCGTTTTGAAGCTTGGGATTTTGAAACTCAGTATAAGCAGATTCTATCAAAACTGAAGTTAGATGACCTAAGTGCCAAGGTCGATAAATTATCGGGTGGGCAAAAAAAACGATTGGCTTTGGCCAACGCCTTGATCAACAAGCCAGATCTTTTGGTTTTGGATGAACCTACCAACCACCTAGATTTAGAAATGATCGAGTGGCTAGAAGAGTTTTTTGCCAAAGAAAACATGACTTTGTTCATGGTAACACACGACCGGTACTTTTTAGAACGTGTTTGCAATGAAATCATAGAGCTCGAAAATGGAAAGTTATATCCCTACAAAGGAAACTATTCCTATTATTTAGAGAAAAAAGAGGCCCGTATAGAGCAAGAAGCGGTAGAGCATCACAAAACAGAACTCCTTTTTAAAAAGGAACTTGCATGGATGCGTAGACAACCTAAAGCACGTACAACAAAATCGAAATCCAGAATAGATGATTTTGCTGTAATTAAAGATAAAGCAAGTCAAAGAAGAAAAGACCATCAAATTCAATTAGAACTGAACATGGAGCGTATGGGAAGTAAAATTCTTGAGCTTCATAAGATTTCTAAATCTTTTCCTAACAAACCTATTTTAGATAAGTTTGAATATGTTTTCCAAAAGGGAGAGCGTATTGGTATTATAGGTAAAAACGGTACTGGCAAATCTACCTTTTTAAATATTCTAAGTGGGCGCGATCAACCAGACAGCGGTAAAGTAGTAGTAGGTGACACTATAAAGTTTGGTTACTACACCCAAAAAGGGATAAAAATAAAAGAAGGCCAAAAGGTTATAGACGTCATTCGTGAATTTGGTGACTACATACCTTTAATGAAGGGAAAACAAATTTCTGCGCAGCAGTTATTGGAACGCTTTCTGTTCGACAGGAAAAAGCAATATGATTTTGTAGATAAACTAAGTGGTGGCGAACGTAAGCGCTTGTACTTATGTACCATATTGATACAAAACCCTAATTTTCTAATTTTAGATGAGCCAACCAACGATTTGGATATTGTTACCTTGAACGTACTGGAAAGTTTCTTAATGGATTTTCAAGGCTGTTTAATGGTAGTATCTCACGATCGTTACTTTATGGATAAAATCGTAGATCATTTATTTGTATTTAGGGGCGATGCTGTCATAGAGGATTTCCCTGGCAACTATTCTGACTATCGTGCATACGAAGACAGTCAAATACAAGAAAAAAGGGAGCAGAAAGAATCACAGCCTACCAATAAGACCAATTGGAAAGAAGCCGATACAGGTACAAAAATCTCATATGCTGAACAGCAAGAATTTAAAAAGCTAGAAAGAGAGATTCAGAAATTGGAAAAATCTAAAGTAGCGCTTCAAGAAAAATTCACCGATGGATCATTGAGTGGTGATGACATTAAGAACTTATCTATTGAGTTGAACGACATTACCGATGCCATAGACAGTAAGACCGAAAGATGGTTTGAGCTTTCTGCACTAATGGAAGGCTAA